One stretch of Candidatus Woesearchaeota archaeon DNA includes these proteins:
- a CDS encoding SDR family oxidoreductase: protein MKQRMAVVTGGEQGLGFALSELLLSEGFKVFSFDLKKSSSRDNKFFLKVDVSDEKQVIGAFKKISSVDVLINNAGIMRRSSTFNSSVKDFDLLFDVNVKGAWLVTKHALHKLNKNARVLMISSRHSSLPNNPGLYGLSKKTLELLGELLEKEPLVLKNNVVVKTAILGPFKTKLSMVGYTKDEYASRKNLLDKEVVAEKVFRLIFSKKKKLVYKNGLKK, encoded by the coding sequence ATGAAACAAAGAATGGCTGTTGTTACTGGTGGTGAGCAAGGTCTTGGTTTTGCTCTCTCGGAGTTATTGTTAAGTGAAGGATTTAAAGTTTTTAGTTTTGATTTAAAGAAGTCTTCGAGTAGGGATAACAAGTTTTTTTTGAAAGTGGATGTTTCTGATGAGAAACAAGTTATTGGTGCTTTTAAAAAAATTAGTAGCGTTGATGTCTTGATAAATAACGCAGGGATTATGCGTCGTTCTTCTACTTTTAATTCTTCGGTTAAAGATTTTGATTTATTATTTGATGTGAATGTTAAGGGTGCGTGGTTAGTGACGAAGCATGCTTTGCATAAGTTGAATAAGAACGCTCGAGTATTAATGATTTCTTCAAGGCATTCTTCTCTTCCTAATAATCCTGGTTTGTATGGGTTGTCTAAGAAGACTCTTGAATTATTAGGAGAGTTGTTAGAAAAGGAGCCTTTGGTTTTAAAGAATAATGTCGTTGTGAAAACCGCGATTCTTGGTCCTTTTAAGACTAAGCTCTCTATGGTTGGTTATACTAAGGATGAGTATGCTAGTCGTAAGAATTTGCTTGATAAAGAAGTTGTTGCTGAAAAGGTTTTTAGATTAATTTTTTCTAAGAAGAAAAAACTGGTTTATAAGAATGGTTTGAAAAAATAA
- a CDS encoding Lrp/AsnC family transcriptional regulator, producing the protein MLKEKEMILLSHFRSNARISLTKLSKLTKIPVSTIFDKLKDYETRQLIKKSTAIIDFRKLGYEIRNQILISASKNNKEELQRFLIKNTKVNTIYRINNGYDFLVETIFKNMNEMDEFMKSLEAFEPLQKKEFFIMEDLKREEFLSGKQEYPIRTQL; encoded by the coding sequence GTGTTAAAAGAAAAAGAAATGATTTTATTAAGCCACTTCCGAAGCAACGCCAGAATAAGCCTAACAAAACTAAGCAAGCTCACCAAGATACCTGTAAGCACAATATTCGATAAACTAAAAGATTACGAAACAAGACAACTAATTAAGAAAAGCACAGCCATAATAGACTTCAGAAAACTCGGATACGAAATCAGAAACCAAATATTAATAAGTGCGAGCAAAAATAACAAAGAAGAACTACAACGATTCTTAATAAAAAATACGAAGGTAAACACAATATACAGAATTAATAACGGATACGACTTCCTCGTCGAAACAATATTTAAAAACATGAACGAGATGGACGAATTCATGAAGAGCCTCGAAGCATTCGAGCCATTACAAAAAAAAGAGTTCTTCATAATGGAAGATCTGAAAAGAGAAGAATTCCTATCCGGAAAACAAGAATACCCTATAAGAACACAGCTATGA